Genomic segment of Bacteroidales bacterium:
CATATCCTTTCCTTTTCCGCTCACTGTAAGAGCATTTACATGCTGAAGTTCCGCACAAGTTCTCACACACCGTTGACAACGAACACATTTACTATCGTCTTTTTCTATCGACCAAGAAGAACGATCAATTTCTATATCAGGCTTTAATACGCTTAAATACCGATTGTTATCAATATTGTATTCTGCTGAAAGTTCTTGTAATTCGCAATTCATGCTACGATAGCAAGTAGTACATTGTGTATTATGCTCCGAAACCAAAAGCGCAACAACATCCTTACGTGCATTACGTACTTTCGGGGTGTTAGTCTTAATTACCATTCCTTCATCTGCCGGAGTAGCACAGGAAGCCGACAAAGTATTATGTCCTTCCACTTCAACTACACATATTCTGCAATTTCCCGCCACACACAAATCCTCATGATGACAAAGTGTTGGAATACGAACATTTACTTTCTTGGCAGCATCTAATATTGTTTGACCCTTTTCAACAGATACTTTTTTATTATCTATTATTAAATTTATCGTTGACATTATTTTCCTTTCTTTAGATTAGTAAATAATTTCTTCTCTGAAATTCTTCACTATGGAAGAAAACGAATTATGAACTGATTGACCCAAGCCACATTTTGAAGTTATCTTCATTGTTTCGGCTAATTTTAATAATTGATTGAGATATGAAGATGGTTTTTCGCCATGTTTTACCGCTTTAATACCTTTTAAAAGCTGTTGAGTACCAACTCTACAAGGCGTACATTGTCCACAAGACTCTTCTTCAAAAAATTCCAAATAATCTTTTAACACATTATACATAGATCGAGATGAATTAAAAACCATCATAGAACCTCCCGTTGGTATTCCCTCAAATCCAATAATTTTATTTTTAAAATCTTTTCTTGGAACACAATGACCAGAAGCTCCTCCAACCTGAACGGCTTTAGTATCGCCATTACCAAATTCTTTAACAAATTCATCTACCCCTATTCCTAATTCTAATTCGTAAATTCCTGCTTTTGCAGTATCACCGGAAACAGAAAATACTTTTGATCCTCGAGAATCAGTGGTTCCTAATTTTTTAAAGGGCTCCACACCAATCCGTATAATCATACTGCAATACACCAATGTTTCTACATTATTGATAATTGTCGGTTTTCCATTATACCCAGCTTTAGTAGGATAAGGAGGCTTATTACGAGGTTCGCCTCGCTTTCCTTCCATAGACTCAAAGAGAGCACTTTCCTCCCCACAAATATACGCCCCGCTACCTGAAAACATTTTAATAGTAAAGTCTAAACCTAAATTTTGAATATTCTGATTAAACTTCTCTATTAAGGGTAATAAATCTTTTAAAAGAAAGTTATACTCATTTCTTAAATATATAAACCCTTCTTTTGCTCCAATAGCATAGGCACAAATTGCCATTCCAACAAGAACTTTACTTGGAACAACATCTAATATTTCCCTATCCTTAAATGTTCCGGGTTCACCTTCATCTGCGTTACAGATAACATATTTAATATCACTATCTTCCTCTTTTGCTAATTTCCATTTTAAGCCGGTGGGAAAACCAGCTCCGCCTCTACCTTTTAAACCCGAACTAATGATTTGATCTATAATCTCATCGGGCTTCATAGATAGAGCTTTCTTAATCACTTCGAGTGGTTCACAACTAGCGCAATCGAAAATTATATCTACTTTTTTTAATCCTTTATTTTTCATAACTAAGAATTTGTAAGATGTTGAGGATCTATTTCACATAATATTTTAACTGCTTTTTCAGGGCTTACTTCGGTATAAATTTCATCATTGATTAGCATAACAGGACCTTTATGACACCAGCCTAAACAATTGGTCTCTATTAAGGAGAATTGCATATTACGAGTAGTTTCCCCCATTTTTATTTTAAGTAATTTTTCAATTGCAGTCACCAACTCCTGTTTCCCTGCCATTTTACAACTAATCGTCTTACATACCCTGATAATATTTTTACCCATCGGTTTAGTATACAAGAAAGAATAAAATGAAGCCGTTCCATAAACTTCGGCAGATGATATATCAAGGGCTTTGGCCACTTCAACCATTGAGCTTTCTGAAAGATAATTTTCATCGGCAACAATACCTTGCAAAATAGGCAACAAACTATTGCGTGAGTTGCCATGCTTTTCAACTAAATTCCGTATCAAATTTTCGCTTTGAACCATGATAAAATTCTTATTGTTAATTCGTTCACAAATATACTTATTTATTGTTATTAAATTAACAACAACTATCTAAAAACATAAATTTATAGTCATTCTAAATAGTACCCTTTTATATAATGCTGTTTATAAGATATTTATACGTATTATTATTTCTTATTTAGAATGAGAAGAAAACAAAACAATTGAAAACGACGACAATTAGCTCTACAAATCTCCTTACTGTTTTTACCCCAAAAAAGGGACTAAATAAATGGTTTGAAATGTAAAATATCTTTGTAATTTTGCGCTCGCTAGTACAACAGCACCTGATTAATTTTAATTTAAATTAATTAGTAATAATCGGACCTGATTAATAGGCAAAACAGGACAATTATTAGGGCTTAAACAGAAGATAGATGAAATGGTTAAGTTTATCTCGAATTAAGGCTCTGAAAATTTGGTAATTACTGCTTTTGTTTCTATTTTTGCAGCCCATTTTAAAAATGGATAGGTTCAACAAGTAAAATAATTGTAAATGAATACGTTAAGTTACAAAACACAGAGTGCAAACAAGGAAACTGTTCAAAAAGAATGGTTACTTATTGATGCTGAAAATGAAATTTTAGGTCGATTGGCTTCAAAGGTAGCGAATATCTTACGTGGTAAAAACAAAGCATACTTCACCCCTCATGTAGATTGTGGTGATTATGTAGTTATTATCAATGCTGACAAAATCCGTTTGACCGGAAATAAATGGGAACAGAAAACCTATATCCGCCACACAGGTTATCCTGGTGGACAGCGCAGCAAGACAGCTAATGAGTTAATGGCAAAAAAGCCATTTGCTATGGTTGAAAAAGCTGTAAAAGGCATGCTTCCTAAAAACAGATTAGGAGCTCAGTTATTCCGTAATTTGCATGTATATGCAGGAACAGAGCATCCCCATGCCGGTCAAAAT
This window contains:
- the nuoE gene encoding NADH-quinone oxidoreductase subunit NuoE, giving the protein MVQSENLIRNLVEKHGNSRNSLLPILQGIVADENYLSESSMVEVAKALDISSAEVYGTASFYSFLYTKPMGKNIIRVCKTISCKMAGKQELVTAIEKLLKIKMGETTRNMQFSLIETNCLGWCHKGPVMLINDEIYTEVSPEKAVKILCEIDPQHLTNS
- the rplM gene encoding 50S ribosomal protein L13, coding for MNTLSYKTQSANKETVQKEWLLIDAENEILGRLASKVANILRGKNKAYFTPHVDCGDYVVIINADKIRLTGNKWEQKTYIRHTGYPGGQRSKTANELMAKKPFAMVEKAVKGMLPKNRLGAQLFRNLHVYAGTEHPHAGQNPKAINLNTMK